In Gimesia panareensis, the genomic window TCACCACCTGGCTGGCCGGTGGGGGAGTGAAAGCGGGGACGACCTACGGTGCCACCGATGAGATCGGCTTCAAAGCAGCAGAGAACAAAGTGCATGTAAATGATCTGCACGCCACGATTTTAAGACTGCTGGGGATGGATCATGAGAAGCTGACCTATCTCTACAGTGGGCGTCGGTTCCGTCTGACCGATGTAGGAGGTCATGTGATTGACGAACTGATTGCCTGAACTGCTGTCTGAAACAGTGTCTTCAGGCCATTTCGGTTTCCTGCCGGAATCGCTTGCGATACTCAGAAGGCGAGAGGCCCATCAGATTGACGAACTGTTTGGTGAAATAACTCTGATCATAAAAGCCGGATTCGAGTGCGATTTCGGAGACCCGTTTTTCGGTTCGCGTCAACAGTTGACAGGCGGCATTGATGCGGACCCGCAGAATGTATTTTTGAGGAGTAATCTGATACAGCTTTTTGAATTTCCGATCGAGCTGACTGACCGATAAAAAGATCAGGTCGGCCAGATCGGAGATCTGGATGCGTTCCTGGTAATGTTCCAGAACGTAGGCGATGACCTGGTCCAGTTCCTGGTAGGATTGAAATTCGGAGCCGGCCACTTTGATATCCCGCAAGACACCCGCCACACCGATGACTTTGCCGCCATCACCAAACAGGGGGATTTTGCTGCACAGATACCATTTGAGATTTCCCTGACGATCGGGGATCAACCAGACCTGATTGGGAAGTGGAGAAGCGGATTCCATCACCCGTTGATCTTCGGCTACGTACTGTTCCGCGAGGTCTTTGGGATGGATATCATAATCGGTCTTGCCGATGATGTCCGCTTCGCGGGGAATCGCACGCACGTCCATCCAGGCGCGACTGATTTTGATAAAACGTCCCTGGGCGTCCTTGGCAAAGAAATAGGCATCGGGAATATAGTTGAAGAGTTCTTCCAGATGGAGTTTGTTGTCAAGGCGTTTCAGGAAATCGTCGCGGAATTTCTGAGGATCTTGCATGCGTAAATAATACAAATTTATGCGTCATTCCTACAAGACGATGTTGATCTTTGCGTCTACGATATGCGAAAATAAACGAATCAGGGTTTTCTTGCGCGTGTGGGATATTCGCGCGACGGTTCCGAATCAGTCGAAATGAAATTGACCAGTTGATTCTGCCGCTTTCAGATCCGAATTCGTATTCCAAACATTGAGGTTCATCATGCTGAAGTTCACTGGCAAAGGCACAGCGCAAACCTGTAGCGGAGTTACCCGCAGAGACTTTCTGCAAGTCGGTTCGTTAGGCGCGATGGGACTTTCACTCCCGCAATACCTGGAAGCCAAAGAACGCGGGCTGGTCGACAAGAAAAACGACAACCGGGCGGCGATCATGATCTTCAATCTGGGTGCTCCCAGCCAGCTCGATACGTTCGACATGAAGCCGGACGCCCCCTCAGAAATCCGGGGCCCCTTCAAACCCATTGACACCGCTTCACCGGACGTCAACATTTCTGAAATCTTCCCGCTGCATGCGCGAGTTGCGGATAAATTTTCGCTGGTCCGTTCCTGCTACCATACTGCCGCTGCCGTTCACGATGCCGGCTGGCAGATGATGCAGACCGGGCGGTTGTTCACAGGCGGAATCAATACGCCCCATATCGGCTCCGTAGTCGATTATCTGCGGGGTCGCAAAACCGACCTGCCAGCTAACGTCGTCCTGCCGGAAACCATGGGCCGTGGAGGCGGAAATCTGCCCAATGGCCAGGCGGGTGGTTTCCTGGGTAAAGCCTATGATCCGTTTGCCCTGATGGCTGATCCTTCCAAGCCGAATTTCAAAGTTCCCGATATGCTGCCTCCCCAGGAGATCGGCACCGCCCGTCTGGAACGGCGTCGTAAAATCCGGGATGTGGTCGACAGCACCATCGATCATTTCGAATCAACCGAAGACGCGAAACTGCTCAACGGCAATTTCCACTCTGCCTACCGCCTGATGACCAGTAAAGAGGCCCGCGAAGCCTTCGATCTGTCGAAGGAGCCCACCAAAGTCCGTGAGCGTTACGGCATGAACCGGTTTGGGCAATGCTGCCTGTTGTCCCGCCGCCTGGTGGAATCGGGAGTACGGTTCGTGACGATCAATACCTTCCTGACTGTGTTCAACGAAATCACCTGGGATATTCACGGCTCCAAACCATTTACCTCGATTGAGGGGATGAAGAATATTGTGGCTCCCATGTACGACCAGGCCTACAGTGCCCTGATCGAAGACCTGTATGACCGGGGGATGCTGGACGAAACCCTGGTCTGCAACGTGTCTGAATTCGGTCGTACCCCCAAAGTCAATCCAGCCGGAGGCCGTGACCACTGGCCTCAATGTTTTACCTGTTACTTTGCCGGCGGTGGCGTTCAGGGTGGACGTGTCGTCGGTAGCAGCGATCCGATTGGTGGTGTGCCTGCAGATCGACCGGTTTCTCCCGGGGATCTGGCAGCGACCGTTTACCACAGTCTCGGTTTCGATCTGCACACGGTGCTCCCCGGCCCGGCCGGTCGCCCCTTCCCCCTGGTGGATGTGGGTAAGCAGGAAATCCGCGAATTGTTTTAACGCGTAACCTCAGTGCAATGATTCAACTGAGTTTGAATAGACGTTGATTCCCTCATCGGAACAGGGAACTGACTGCCCTTGGCGCTGCGCCGCCAATGCGTACATTTGAAATCTCATGACTGTTTTTTATATACGAAGAGAAGTGCTCCATGACTCCTCGCAAATCTGTCTTACCGATTCTGTTAACCGTGCTCATCGCAGGTGTGTTCTTTCCTGAGCCGTCTCTCGCCGAGCCAAAAACAGGCAATACAATTCAGTTATTTCCCAAATCCATTGATCTGCGCGGCAGCGAGGCCCGGCAGGGACTCTCGGTGCAGACTTTGACCAACGGAGAAGTCACCGGCCCTGTGACCGCGAAATTTCAGCTGACCTCCAGTAATCCAGACGTGGTGAAAATTGAAGACCAGACCGCCATTCCGGTCGGCAACGGAACGGCAGTGATCACAGTCCAGTCTGGTTCTAAAAAGTCCAGCAGTAAAGTCGCTGTTAGTGGCCTGGACCAGCCGCATCGCTGGAGTTTCAGAAATGATATCGAGCCTGTCCTGACGAAGGCGGGCTGCAATTCCGGTCCATGCCATGGTGCCCTGGCGGGGAAAGGGGGCTTTCGGCTCTCCCTGAAATCATATGATGTCCCCGGGGATTTCCACACCATTGTGGAACAGGCCCGCGGGCGACGGATTGAACTATCCGATCCGGCCCGCAGTCTGCTGCTGATCAAACCGACCGGAGCGGTCCCCCATAAAGGGGGCGTCCGCTTTGAAACGGATTCCCAGGAATACCGGATTCTGGCGGAGTGGATCGCCCAGGGTGCCACTCCCCCCGCGAAGACCGATCCGGTGATTGAGAGCCTGGAAGTGCTGCCGGGACGTTCGATTCTCACCAAAGGACAGACACAGCATCTGCTGGTTCAGGCCCGTTACTCGGACAATTCAGTTCGCGATGTCACCCGCTGGACGGCATTTTCTTCCGTCAATGAGAGTGTGGCCCAGGTCGATGGCGCGGGAAATGTCGAAGTCACCGGATTTGGTGAAGGAGCGATTGTCTGCATCTTTTCCAGTAAAGTAGCGATCTCCAAGATCACGTCTCCCTACCCTCAAGAAATCGCCCCTGAAGTTTACGCGAGATCGCCGAAGCATAACTTCATTGATGAACTGGTCATCAAACAGTTGCAGCGGCTGAACCTGCCTCCGTCTCCCCAGGCCAGTGATGCGGAATTTGTCCGCCGGGTCTATATCGACACGATTGGAACCCTGCCCAAACCAGCCGAAGTCCAGGCATTTCTGGCTGATCAGAACCCGGATAAGCGGAACCAGTTGATCGAAGAGCTGCTGAACCGACCGGAATTCGTGGACTACTGGACGTACAAATGGTCCGATCTGTTGCTGGTCAACGGGGAACTGATTCGTCCGCAGGCCGTCAAAGCTTACCACGACTGGATCTATCAGCACGTGAAACAGAACACTCCCTGGGACAAGATGGTACACGAACTGATCACCGCCCAGGGAAGCAGTATTGAAAATGGCGCCACCAACTTTTACGCCATCCACCAGGATCCGGAATCGATGACGGAAAATGTCAGCCAGGCGTTTCTGGGACTGGCGATCGGATGCGCGAAATGCCATAACCATCCGCTCGAAAAGTGGACCAACGGCCAATATTACGCGATGGCGAACTTCTTTGCCCGCGTGCGGGCCAAGGGCTGGGGAGGCAGCCAGGGCTCAGGGGATGGGATTCGAACCTTGTTCGTAGCGACCAAGGGGGATCTGGCTCAACCGCTGACTGGAAAACCACAGCCCCCCACTCCCCTGGACGGCCAGCCGATCGACATCAATGCCCCTGAAGACCGCCGCGTCTATCTGGCGGACTGGCTGACTTCAAAAGAGAACCCGTTCTTCAGTCGCTCGATTACCAACCGTGTCTGGGCCAACTTCTTTGGCGTGGGTCTGGTCGAAGCAGTCGACGACATGCGGGAATCCAATCCGGCCAGCAACGAAGAACTGCTGGCTGCCGCGTCCGACTACCTGAAAGACCAGGACTTCAATCTGAAAGCCTTGATGCGGGTCATTCTGCAGTCGGCCGCTTACCAGCGAAGCAGTCAGCCGCTCCCGGAAAACAAAGAGGAAAAACGATTCTACTCCCGCTATTATCCCCGTCGTATGATGGCGGAAGTCCTGCTGGATGCCATTTCCCAGGTCACGGAAGTGCCGGACGAATTCACAAAATACTATGAGCCCAACCCTCAGAAGACGGATTTCTATCCCAAAGGGACCCGGGCAATCCAGTTGTATGATTCGTCTGTCATTTCCTACTTCCTGAAAACCTTCGGTCGGAACGAGCGGATGATTACCTGTGAATGCGAACGCTCGGAAGAACCGACGATGGTGCAGGTGCTGCATCTCTCTAATGGTGACACAATCAACAATAAGCTCAAAGTCAAAGAGAGCCGCGTCACGAAACTGCTCAAAGCAAAACAGTCAGACCAGGAACTGATTGATCAGATCTACATGCTGTGTCTCTCTCGCAAACCGACGCAGGAAGAAACCACGCAGCTGTTGAATATTCTGAAAGAGACGCCCGAGGCGGAAAAACGACAGGTGGTCGAGGACCTGTTCTGGGGTGTTCTCAGCAGCCGTGAGTTTCTGTTTAATCACTGATTTCTATCGTTCTATTGACGAATTACACATTTATCCAAGTCGCTCACTTGAGGCCATATATGTTGAAACTTTCCATCCAAGCCCTGCTGGCCATCGCGTGTCTCGTGCTTTCGGGACATTTACAGCAGCTCTCGGCTGCTGATGCACCGATCGATTATGCGAAACAGGTTGCCCCCCTGTTCCGCAAATACTGTGAAGGTTGCCATAGTGCCGATGATGCCGAGGGGAAATTTGCATCCGACTCGTACGCCGGTCTGCTCAAAGGGGGCGAGCACGGCCCCGCTTTTCTGGCCGGGGACAGTCAGTCCAGCCGACTGATCCGCATGATCAAAGGGGAGCTTAAGCCGCTGATGCCCCCGGAAGACAGCGGCGAAAAACTGACCGCTGACGAAATCGCGGTACTGACAGAATGGATCAACCAGGGAGCCAAGGGGCCATCGGGCAAAGAACCGGTGCAGATGGAACTGACCGTTCCCAGGATCAAGCCGGCACAAGCAGTCTCGAAACCGATTGCCTCCCTGGTCTGGTCTCCGGACAGTGACCTGATTGCCATCGCCCGCTTTTCAGAGATTGACCTGTTGTCAGGCAAATCGAATAAACTGGTACGAACCATCAAAGACCTGCCCGGCAAAGTCAATTCGGTGCGTTTCAGCAATGACGGCAAGTGGCTGATCACCTCTTCGGGAACGACAGGCCTGTTCGGTCAGGCGGCGATCTGGGATGTCGCCACCGGGAAAAAGCTGCACAAATTTGTCGGCCATAAAGATGTTCTCTACGCAGCTCAGGTCAGCCCGAACCAGAAATGGCTGGCCACGGGAAGTTACGATCACAAAATCATCCTCTGGGATATTGCGACCGGCAAAAAAATCAGAACCTTAAGCGGGCATAACGGCGCAATTTATGACCTCGCATTCAGTCCGGATTCTACTGCTCTCGCGAGTGCCTCGGCTGATGCGACGGTAAAAGTCTGGTCGGTGGCGACGGGTGACCGACTGGATACACTGAGTCAGCCCTTGAAGGAACAGTCGTCGGTCAGCTTCAGTCCCGACGGAAATTATATTGTCGCTACTGGCGCGGATAACCGAATCCGTAAATGGCGTTTCGTGTCCCGCAAATCAGCCCGCATCAATCCCCTGGTGATTGCCCGCTTTGCCCATGAAAGCCCCGTGATTCAGATCACATATTCTCCAGACGGAAAATTGCTGGCCTCAATTTCGGACGATCATTCTTTGAAGATCTGGGACGCTGATCAGTTACGTCTCCTGCATGTGATCGAGAATTTGCCTGCGATTCCCACCTCGGTGGCCTTTTCACCTGATTCTCATATGGCACTGGTGGGCTTCAGCAACGGACAGTTAAAACGCTTTCCATTGCCTTCCAATCTGCCTGCTGCCACTCAGGGACAAGCGATCGCGAAACAGGCCGGCAAAACGGATTCACTCGCTCCGATGGCTGCAGGAAAACCAGCTCAGCTGAAAGAGCAGGAACCCAATAATCAGCCGAAGCAGGCCACTCCACTGAAAGCTGCTTCGGTTGTCGCCAGCGGTCTGATCAACTCCACTCAGCCAGGCCAGACGGACGTCGACCTGTATGCTTTCAAATCCAAGGCAGGTCAGGAATGGCTGATCGAGACCAACGCGGCCCGTAAGAAATCCAAGCTGGATACCAAAATCGAAGTCCTCGATGCAGAGGGGAATCAGATCCCGCGTGTTGTTCTGCGTGCCGTTCGCGATTCTTATTTCACGTTCCGCGGTAAGGATTCCAACATTGTCAATGATTTCCGCATCCATAACTGGCGCGAGATGGAATTGAATGAGTATCTGTACTGCAACGGTGAAGTCGTCAAGCTCTGGCTCTACCCCCGCGGTCCGGATTCGGGGTTCAACGTTTATCCCGGGGTTGGCAGACGCTATACCTATTTCGGTACTTCTCCCATCACCCACGCGCTGCACGAACCTTGCTATATCGTGGATCCGTACCCCGCGGGAACCGAACTGCCGCCGAATGGTCTGCCGGTGTTCACTCTCTATTATGAGAACAACGATGACGGCAGACGGGAACTGGGTGACGACTCCCGCCTGATCTTCAAAGCGCCAAACGATGGTACTTACCTCGTCCGTGTTTCGGATGTGCGGGGATTTCAAGGCAAAGACTTTCACTATGACCTGACGGTCCGTCCCAGACAGCCTGACTTCAAAGTCACCCTGAATGGAGCGAACCCCAAAGTGAATGCTGGCAGCGGACAGGAAATTGAACTGGTCGCCAAACGCATTGATGGGTTTGACGGACCGATTCGTGTCGATATTTCCGATGTCCCGCCGGGACTGCACGTCACCAGCCCGATCATCATCCAGGCCGGACACGACCGGGCTTATGGAACGGTCTATGCCGATCCGGTTGCAGAAACGACAGGGCCCCTCGTCGCACCACGCCCCACTGACTCCCGGTATCAGACTGTGACAGTTTCTGCCACCGCTACCATCGCGGGCAAAGAAGTCACACACAATGTCAATCCGCTGGGAGTGATTCGGTTGCAGAAAAAGCCGCGGATCATCATTCGCATGGTGGAGCTCAATTCCGATCAGTTGAGCCTGGCGGGGGATCAACTGGCTGAGATTCCGGACAAACCACTGGAACTGACCATTCATCCCGGTGAGACGATCGCTGCCAAAGTGGTTGTGCTGCGGGATGGTTACAAAGGCGTGGTCGGCTTTGGTCGAGAATATGCGGGCCGCAATCTGCCGCATGGTGTCTTTGTGGATAACATCGGACTCAACGGCCTGTTACTGCTCGGCGATCAGAGCGAACGAACCTTTTACCTGACAGCCGCCAAGTGGGTTCCCGAGACAACCCGCCTGTTCCATCTGCGGGCTGACCAGGAAGGAAGACAGACTTCGCTTCCCGTGTTACTGCATGTAAAACGGAAAGACAAACTGGCCGACCGTTCGAAGTAAATTGGCTTGTCCAGAGAGAAGCTCCACGCGATCGATTACCAGATTTACTTTGCCAGCGGCTGAGAGGGATTGGATGCCAGATCAGGCAGGGGTGCATGGGGATAGTCGACGGGCTGATAGCGAATCGCCAGTTCGGGCGTCATCAGTTTTTTACCGCCCTGAAATCGGGAATTCAAAGCCCGGTCGAGGATTCCACTGGTTAACAGGGTTCGTTCGACCGGGTAGCTCGGTTGCCCGGTGTGAATCATGCGCTCGATGGCTTTCAGCAGATAAGCAAAATGCGGGTGAGCGGGTTCTTCTCTTTCTTCGAACTGAGTGGCCAGCGGTTGCTGTTGCCCTTTGAGTTTCAGTGCGACCGAGGTGCGATTGACGGATTGCAGCATGAACAGGGCTCCCAGGAACCCATCGTTGTACTTGAAGAGGAATAGCCCCGCATCGGGATCCGCACGAACATCCCCCTGCCTCACTTTGGGCACTACCGCCAGCGCTGCATTAAATACATCCTCCGAAACGAGGCCATTATCGAGGGTCTCCCACATGGCGTCTCCCTCTAAATACTGTACCCATTCCACGCCTGTTTCAGCCCCCTGGCGTCGTTCCACCAGACATTGAAAACACTCAAGTGCGTGGATGCCATAGATGTCGAGCCCCGAGTAACCGATCCCGACAGCCGCCTCAATTTCACTTCCCGGCGGAACGTTGATCTCCGGTTTCCGATAGGTGAGGGGAAGCGACGAGCCGGCCATGAAAGGCACTTTCATCTGTTGTGCACGATCATACATCCACTTTGCGTCATTCCAGACGGGTCCGGGATGTTTGTCATTAAAGACAGGAACTACGCGGTGATACTTCTGGAAGGTATCTGTAATTTCCCGGAAAAAACGCCGACGCGGATAGAGCTGCTGTCCTTTTTCATTGAAGGGATAGTTGCCGTGTTCGCCGATGCTGATCACGCCATCCACGGGAATCTGATCACTGCCAACCGTGACTGCTTTTTCAATTGAATCGAAGATGGGTACGTTGTATTTCGCAGCCATGCGGCGTGACAGATCCCGATGGGAAACCTGATCCACGTATAAAGAGGACAACTTGAGTGCGGGGCCCGGCCCACCATCCTGCTTCCAGCCCTCCAGAATTTTTCCAATCAGCACATCGGCGTGTGTTTTGGGTTCATAAATGGAGACCACCGCGGCGACCGACTTTGGTTTAACCGGGCTGGTCGATGTCGCATTCACAGTCTGTGTGACTGCACCACAGGCAACCGCTGCCGCTCCAGCCAGCCAGTCCCTGCGCGAGATGAGTTCAGGATTCTGCATCGTTTCACTTTCGCTCTGAAAGGATTCCCTTTGTGAACCAGAAAAACAGGCCATGTCTGTTTCTGATCAGAAAACCAGATTTTTTAAAATCAGCTTCTTCGACCTGTCTCTACAGACTTCCTGTCCTGCAAATAAAAAGTTCCTGAGAAGCGTTTGAGAACTCCCAATCGCTTCTCAGGAATCAGATGTATCGACAGAATCAGATCCTCAGTTTCAGGTTTGGCCGGAAAAGGCTTTACCTGGAACTAGTCCTTCTTTTGAAACAGGTCGTGTTTCGGATTGCCTCCGGACCGCAGGTAGGCCAGCAGATCCAGGGCTTCCTCTTTCGTCAACGTATCCACCAGTCCGGTGGGCATCATGGACGACTTGGAAGGCATCATTTCTTCGACGGTATCCCGGTCGACCGAAGTCAAATTACTGGGATTGGTCATATCGGTGAGAACCATCATGTTCTTGCCATGCAGGTTAATGACCCGACCGTTAACGACCCGGCCATCATCCAGAACGAACATGGTCGAAGCGTATTGATCGGAAATCACCTTGGACGGCTCGATGATCGACTCCAGCAGGTTCTGAGCATTGAAGCGGCCCCCGGCCCCTGTCAGATCGGGTCCGATGGTTCCCCCTTCACCTGCGAAACGGTGACATTTGAAACAGGTCGCGACGGCAAACATTTCCCGTCCCCGTTCGAAGTTCCGCTGCACATCATCGTTATTGGCAGCATGCAACAGT contains:
- a CDS encoding AraC family transcriptional regulator, whose product is MQDPQKFRDDFLKRLDNKLHLEELFNYIPDAYFFAKDAQGRFIKISRAWMDVRAIPREADIIGKTDYDIHPKDLAEQYVAEDQRVMESASPLPNQVWLIPDRQGNLKWYLCSKIPLFGDGGKVIGVAGVLRDIKVAGSEFQSYQELDQVIAYVLEHYQERIQISDLADLIFLSVSQLDRKFKKLYQITPQKYILRVRINAACQLLTRTEKRVSEIALESGFYDQSYFTKQFVNLMGLSPSEYRKRFRQETEMA
- a CDS encoding DUF1501 domain-containing protein, with translation MLKFTGKGTAQTCSGVTRRDFLQVGSLGAMGLSLPQYLEAKERGLVDKKNDNRAAIMIFNLGAPSQLDTFDMKPDAPSEIRGPFKPIDTASPDVNISEIFPLHARVADKFSLVRSCYHTAAAVHDAGWQMMQTGRLFTGGINTPHIGSVVDYLRGRKTDLPANVVLPETMGRGGGNLPNGQAGGFLGKAYDPFALMADPSKPNFKVPDMLPPQEIGTARLERRRKIRDVVDSTIDHFESTEDAKLLNGNFHSAYRLMTSKEAREAFDLSKEPTKVRERYGMNRFGQCCLLSRRLVESGVRFVTINTFLTVFNEITWDIHGSKPFTSIEGMKNIVAPMYDQAYSALIEDLYDRGMLDETLVCNVSEFGRTPKVNPAGGRDHWPQCFTCYFAGGGVQGGRVVGSSDPIGGVPADRPVSPGDLAATVYHSLGFDLHTVLPGPAGRPFPLVDVGKQEIRELF
- a CDS encoding DUF1549 domain-containing protein, with the protein product MTPRKSVLPILLTVLIAGVFFPEPSLAEPKTGNTIQLFPKSIDLRGSEARQGLSVQTLTNGEVTGPVTAKFQLTSSNPDVVKIEDQTAIPVGNGTAVITVQSGSKKSSSKVAVSGLDQPHRWSFRNDIEPVLTKAGCNSGPCHGALAGKGGFRLSLKSYDVPGDFHTIVEQARGRRIELSDPARSLLLIKPTGAVPHKGGVRFETDSQEYRILAEWIAQGATPPAKTDPVIESLEVLPGRSILTKGQTQHLLVQARYSDNSVRDVTRWTAFSSVNESVAQVDGAGNVEVTGFGEGAIVCIFSSKVAISKITSPYPQEIAPEVYARSPKHNFIDELVIKQLQRLNLPPSPQASDAEFVRRVYIDTIGTLPKPAEVQAFLADQNPDKRNQLIEELLNRPEFVDYWTYKWSDLLLVNGELIRPQAVKAYHDWIYQHVKQNTPWDKMVHELITAQGSSIENGATNFYAIHQDPESMTENVSQAFLGLAIGCAKCHNHPLEKWTNGQYYAMANFFARVRAKGWGGSQGSGDGIRTLFVATKGDLAQPLTGKPQPPTPLDGQPIDINAPEDRRVYLADWLTSKENPFFSRSITNRVWANFFGVGLVEAVDDMRESNPASNEELLAAASDYLKDQDFNLKALMRVILQSAAYQRSSQPLPENKEEKRFYSRYYPRRMMAEVLLDAISQVTEVPDEFTKYYEPNPQKTDFYPKGTRAIQLYDSSVISYFLKTFGRNERMITCECERSEEPTMVQVLHLSNGDTINNKLKVKESRVTKLLKAKQSDQELIDQIYMLCLSRKPTQEETTQLLNILKETPEAEKRQVVEDLFWGVLSSREFLFNH
- a CDS encoding c-type cytochrome domain-containing protein, yielding MLKLSIQALLAIACLVLSGHLQQLSAADAPIDYAKQVAPLFRKYCEGCHSADDAEGKFASDSYAGLLKGGEHGPAFLAGDSQSSRLIRMIKGELKPLMPPEDSGEKLTADEIAVLTEWINQGAKGPSGKEPVQMELTVPRIKPAQAVSKPIASLVWSPDSDLIAIARFSEIDLLSGKSNKLVRTIKDLPGKVNSVRFSNDGKWLITSSGTTGLFGQAAIWDVATGKKLHKFVGHKDVLYAAQVSPNQKWLATGSYDHKIILWDIATGKKIRTLSGHNGAIYDLAFSPDSTALASASADATVKVWSVATGDRLDTLSQPLKEQSSVSFSPDGNYIVATGADNRIRKWRFVSRKSARINPLVIARFAHESPVIQITYSPDGKLLASISDDHSLKIWDADQLRLLHVIENLPAIPTSVAFSPDSHMALVGFSNGQLKRFPLPSNLPAATQGQAIAKQAGKTDSLAPMAAGKPAQLKEQEPNNQPKQATPLKAASVVASGLINSTQPGQTDVDLYAFKSKAGQEWLIETNAARKKSKLDTKIEVLDAEGNQIPRVVLRAVRDSYFTFRGKDSNIVNDFRIHNWREMELNEYLYCNGEVVKLWLYPRGPDSGFNVYPGVGRRYTYFGTSPITHALHEPCYIVDPYPAGTELPPNGLPVFTLYYENNDDGRRELGDDSRLIFKAPNDGTYLVRVSDVRGFQGKDFHYDLTVRPRQPDFKVTLNGANPKVNAGSGQEIELVAKRIDGFDGPIRVDISDVPPGLHVTSPIIIQAGHDRAYGTVYADPVAETTGPLVAPRPTDSRYQTVTVSATATIAGKEVTHNVNPLGVIRLQKKPRIIIRMVELNSDQLSLAGDQLAEIPDKPLELTIHPGETIAAKVVVLRDGYKGVVGFGREYAGRNLPHGVFVDNIGLNGLLLLGDQSERTFYLTAAKWVPETTRLFHLRADQEGRQTSLPVLLHVKRKDKLADRSK